ACAAGCCTCTAGGCAATGGAACATTGAATTCACCAGCTTTCTCAAAAATTTAGGCTTTGTGCAATCTCCCCATGATCACTGTTTGTTTACACAGCATACTGGAACTTTAACTCTGATATTACttgtctatgttgatgatatcatTCTCACTGGAAACTCTATTGATGCTATAATTAAGTGCAAGCTTGCTTTACACTCGAAGTTTACTATTAAAGATTTGGGACccatgaaatattttttgggtCTAGAGATTGCTAGGTCCAATCAAGCAACCTTCATTAGTCAAACTAAATATATTTCAGATGTATTGAAGGATGCAGGCATGTCTAATTGTAAGCCTGCCTCCTGCCCTTTACCTCAAGGTTTACACTTATCTCCTAATACAGGGGAGTCTTTTAATTCACCTGACTTGTATAGAAGGCTTCTTGGCAGATTGCTTTACATTAATCTCACAAGGCCTGATATTTGCTATGTTGTCCAGCACTTAAGCCAGTTTATGAGCATGCCTCGAAAGCCCCATTGGGAGGCTGCTTTACATGTGCTTCGTTATCTTAAAGGGTCCTTATATCAAGACCTTTATTTTTCTGTAAGTGCTGATATGTCACTAAATGCATATTGTGACTCTGATTGGGCTGCTTGTACCTATTCCAGAAAGTCACTTTCTGGTTATTGTATATATTTGGGACCTTGCCTTATCTCTTGGAAGACTAAAAAACAACCTACTGTTTCTAAATCTTCAGCTGAGGCTAAGTATCGTGCCATGGCTAACACAGTTTGTGAGCTCCTCTGGATTAGCTACATTTTGCAGGATTTGCAGGTTACTGTCCCATTGCCAATCCCACTGCACTGTGACAGCAAGGCGGCCATGCACATAACTGCGAACCGGTGTTTCACGAACGTACCAAACACATCGAAATAGACTGCCACTTGGTCAGAGATCAGCTTCAGCAGGGATTCATACTGCCTCATTATCTTCCCACTGAAGAACAGTTGGCAGACATTTTTACAAAAGTCTTGCCTGCATGTCGTCATAGTAATCTCACTCATAAGTTGAACCTTTTGCCTTTACCAGCTTCAACTTGAGGAGGGGGTGTCAAAACTACATCGTTTGTGTTGTTTCAGTTTGCATATGTATATTGTTTAAACTATATCGTTTTAGGACAGATGTGTTGGGTCTCTTTGCACATGACATGCACGAGCTGTTATTTGGTTTATAAGGAAATTACAAACTTCCATAATATGTGTAACGATATTTTTTCTctctgaaataaaataatatgttttatcTCTCTCATTCTTGAACATTAagtctattttatttatttaaaaaataataataaaaatatttttatatttttaacggtaaatataaatgaaaaaaaattttaatttgaaccaattaaaaaaatttatgcgaatttattaattatattaaaatttaaaaattaaaatataaattatttaaatcaaattaaagttaataaaataatttaaacaatattttgatttattaaaaaaaatttcaccattattattaaaataatgcaTTTATGATGACTGACCAAAGCCACGCGCCCCAAACCAATCGTCCCATTCCACCTTTTGACTATTACACACATCAGTTGGCGTGTGGTGAGCACGGCGTCGTTTTTGTCTGTTTCTCCCTAAACGAATAAACTAATAATCATCTCCCTCGTTTTCTTCATTCTCACCTAACTTCTCTCATTCCTCCCTCTTCTTCCAATTAATTGCTTCTCTCCATAGCCTCTTTCCTCTCAATTCCTGCTCTTCTCCTCTTGATTTTCACTGCCGAAGTTGGTATGTTGTGATTATGGTTTCTTTCAATTTCCtgatcttttccttttttttttctgtgtaTGCCAGAAACGTGATTGCTTTTAGTTTTAGATCTTTGTTTTGCCATTTTCTTTGAGCTTAGAGTTTGCTGTTTTAGTTAATAAGATCATGATCTGCGCTGTATTCATGCTGAGTTTTGTttgattggatttttttttttttttttgtgatttggAGGTTTTTGACTTGTTGGATTGATGGATTTATGACGCGATGTGAAATTGGATTTTCGGATTCGAATGGGTTTCTCGTTTTTTAGGTCAAGCTTTATGAAATTCGGTAATTTGTTTGATGGCTTCTCAGTTCTTTGTAACATGTACTTTTGCTAAATTTTGGTTTTTGGAAagtattaattttgatttttatagaATTGTAAGTTCTTCTTAGAGAGTCTCAAGTCCCATCTGTTGACGTCGTCAAATAATCTCCAAAAGCTACTAACGGTTGCTGTTTATGAAGCATCATTGAATTTAattccttttcttttaatttggACAACTAGTTTGGGATCAAGGCTTAGTTGTTGTTCTTTGAACTTCCAATTTCTGGCTTGATGTTCCCAGATCGTAAAACACGCTATTGTTGTCTTTGGTACTTACTAAATTCTCGTAAATTTTCCTGAAACAATCTTTACACTGTTGCTGACATCAGTTTTGAGATCTTGAAGCATTCTTCTATCTGCTTTATGCATCAAGTCACAAGATATTTAATCTTTAAGATTGTATGCTTCAGCTGTTATTGGTGGTATATATAAGCTAGGCTTGTTTTGACCTTGTGTGTATTGTTCTCTACTGTTAACTCTTAAGATTAGCTATGGCGATTTTCAGCATTACTGTCGGCTCAATTTCAGCTGATTTTTTACCTTAGCGTGGTGTTGTGTTGATCAATGTGTTGAAACTTTGGTTCTCCAATTTGGCGTTTTGGATTTCATATGCATAAAAAAGTGAGCTATCTGTGCAGGGAAACTTGCTTCCTGATAAAGATGGACTTCTTCTTCAGAGGCCTAAATGATGAATCTGTACCTTCTCAGCATGACATTCTTAGGTGTCCATTTTTGAGAAACATTAATGAGCCCACTAatttctccttctcctcttcCATGCCTTTCCCGATGCCTGTAAGTTATATATTTTTACGCAGTTGTGCTTAAATGCATGATGTTCTGCGTGTTTCTGATTCATTGTCATTTTATTGCCTCATTTACACATGTGCTGAAGTATTGCCTGTTTTATTTCTACATTGTGTTCTCCTAATTCAAAACCTTTTAGAACAAGATCATTCT
This region of Manihot esculenta cultivar AM560-2 chromosome 10, M.esculenta_v8, whole genome shotgun sequence genomic DNA includes:
- the LOC110625007 gene encoding uncharacterized mitochondrial protein AtMg00810-like; this translates as MTPPQGYHKAQPGDFCLLKKSLYGLKQASRQWNIEFTSFLKNLGFVQSPHDHCLFTQHTGTLTLILLVYVDDIILTGNSIDAIIKCKLALHSKFTIKDLGPMKYFLGLEIARSNQATFISQTKYISDVLKDAGMSNCKPASCPLPQGLHLSPNTGESFNSPDLYRRLLGRLLYINLTRPDICYVVQHLSQFMSMPRKPHWEAALHVLRYLKGSLYQDLYFSVSADMSLNAYCDSDWAACTYSRKSLSGYCIYLGPCLISWKTKKQPTVSKSSAEAKYRAMANTVCELLWISYILQDLQVTVPLPIPLHCDSKAAMHITANRCFTNVPNTSK